A stretch of Microbacterium caowuchunii DNA encodes these proteins:
- a CDS encoding DsbA family protein yields MSSDDRSNVPAPVDRREAVREKAQQVQARHARAGRIRLALLLSGAVIVVGAVVVGVAMAFSSATGQPQLAPRGANDGGFAITSVSGVALGSAAIPDTTPTAPAEESTGTEADPTPTPSSSSTADIRVYVDYLAPGARQFEMANAPQLSSWVTQGAATLSYHPVAMLTAKSNGTKYSLRAAGAAACVATHSPEKVFAFNHALLEQQPDANSDGLSDDELATLAQTAGVSEPKVVRACIENGEYMAWAKSATDEAVHGIPGTDDLTLTGTPMILVNGEQYRGALDDPKEFAQFVLTTASDAYYSTPSPTPRP; encoded by the coding sequence ATGTCCAGCGACGATCGTTCGAACGTTCCGGCGCCTGTCGACCGCCGCGAGGCTGTCCGCGAGAAGGCCCAGCAAGTCCAGGCGCGCCACGCGCGCGCCGGCCGCATCCGGCTCGCCCTGCTGCTCAGCGGCGCCGTGATCGTCGTGGGCGCGGTCGTCGTCGGCGTTGCGATGGCTTTCTCCTCGGCGACGGGCCAGCCTCAGCTGGCGCCCCGCGGGGCGAACGACGGCGGCTTCGCGATCACCTCGGTCTCCGGTGTGGCGCTCGGATCCGCTGCCATCCCGGACACGACCCCGACAGCGCCGGCCGAGGAATCCACCGGCACCGAAGCCGACCCCACTCCCACTCCGTCGAGCTCCTCCACCGCCGACATCCGCGTGTACGTCGACTACCTCGCGCCGGGGGCCCGGCAGTTCGAGATGGCCAACGCCCCGCAGCTGTCCAGCTGGGTGACGCAGGGGGCGGCGACGCTCTCGTATCACCCGGTGGCCATGCTCACCGCGAAGTCGAACGGCACGAAGTACTCCCTCCGCGCGGCGGGCGCCGCCGCGTGCGTGGCCACGCACTCCCCGGAGAAGGTCTTCGCCTTCAACCACGCGCTGCTCGAGCAGCAGCCCGACGCCAACTCGGACGGCCTGTCCGACGACGAACTCGCGACCCTGGCGCAGACCGCCGGCGTGAGCGAGCCCAAGGTCGTGCGCGCGTGCATCGAGAACGGCGAGTACATGGCGTGGGCCAAGTCCGCCACGGACGAGGCCGTCCACGGCATCCCCGGCACCGACGACCTCACCCTCACCGGCACGCCGATGATCCTCGTGAACGGCGAGCAGTACCGTGGGGCGCTCGATGACCCCAAGGAGTTCGCGCAGTTCGTGCTGACCACGGCGAGCGACGCGTACTACAGCACGCCGTCGCCGACGCCCCGTCCCTGA
- a CDS encoding DUF4032 domain-containing protein: MSESLRITASSVDPALLALPWSTPLADWPSSDIVYLPKGISRHLVRFSTLSGRVVAVKETTTEMARREYDMLGNLARLDVPCVERIAAIGGRTDANGKPLPAVLVTAHLKFSLPYRALFTQVLRPDTAARLVDALAVLLVRLHNVGFFWGDVSLSNTLFRRDAGAFAAYLVDAETGELHDAGLTRGQREHDLDIARTNIAGEIMDLEAGGRLEGGVDAVEIADGIVSSYYSLWSALTDRETFSVDESWRITERVQRLNALGFDIGEMSMQTTPDGTTVSIQPKVVDAGHHQRRLLRLTGLDVEENQARRLLNDLDEFRARVSRPGADEEMVAHEWLTRVFEPVVKAIPFDLRAKLEPAEVFHQVLEHRWYMSQARGRAVPLAEVLTSYIDDVLRHRRDEATVMGPPTETMSIPVLRSPSETDEAAEDVDWRDLV; the protein is encoded by the coding sequence ATGTCCGAATCACTGAGAATCACGGCGAGTTCCGTGGACCCGGCCCTCCTCGCCCTGCCGTGGTCGACGCCGCTCGCCGACTGGCCGAGCTCGGACATCGTCTACCTGCCCAAGGGCATCTCACGTCACCTCGTCCGCTTCTCGACGTTGTCCGGCCGCGTGGTCGCGGTCAAGGAGACGACGACGGAGATGGCCCGCCGCGAGTACGACATGCTCGGCAACCTGGCCCGCCTCGATGTGCCGTGCGTGGAGCGGATCGCCGCCATCGGCGGGCGCACGGACGCGAACGGCAAACCGCTGCCCGCCGTGCTCGTGACGGCGCATCTCAAGTTCTCCCTGCCCTACCGCGCCCTGTTCACCCAGGTGCTGCGCCCCGACACGGCCGCGCGCCTCGTCGACGCCCTCGCTGTCCTCCTCGTGCGCCTCCACAACGTCGGGTTCTTCTGGGGCGACGTCTCCCTCTCGAACACCCTCTTCCGCCGGGATGCGGGCGCTTTCGCCGCCTACCTCGTCGATGCCGAGACGGGGGAACTGCACGATGCCGGTCTCACCCGTGGCCAGCGCGAGCACGACCTCGACATCGCCCGTACCAACATCGCCGGCGAGATCATGGACCTCGAGGCGGGTGGACGGCTGGAAGGCGGCGTCGACGCGGTCGAGATCGCCGACGGCATCGTCTCGTCCTACTATTCGCTGTGGAGCGCCCTCACCGACCGGGAGACGTTCTCCGTCGACGAGTCCTGGCGCATCACCGAGCGCGTGCAGCGGCTGAACGCGCTCGGCTTCGACATCGGCGAGATGTCCATGCAGACCACACCGGACGGCACCACGGTGTCGATCCAGCCCAAGGTCGTCGACGCCGGACACCATCAGCGACGCCTCCTGCGCCTGACCGGCCTCGACGTCGAGGAGAACCAGGCCCGCCGACTGCTGAACGATCTGGACGAGTTCCGCGCGCGGGTCTCCCGTCCCGGCGCGGACGAGGAGATGGTCGCGCACGAGTGGCTGACCCGCGTGTTCGAACCGGTCGTGAAGGCGATCCCGTTCGACCTGCGCGCGAAGCTCGAGCCCGCCGAGGTGTTCCACCAGGTGCTCGAGCACCGCTGGTACATGTCACAGGCCCGTGGCCGCGCCGTGCCCCTCGCCGAGGTGCTCACCAGCTACATCGACGATGTCCTCCGCCACCGTCGCGACGAGGCCACCGTGATGGGACCGCCCACCGAGACCATGTCGATCCCGGTCCTGCGCTCCCCCTCCGAGACGGACGAGGCCGCTGAAGACGTCGACTGGCGCGACCTCGTCTGA
- a CDS encoding class F sortase: protein MSTSAGRAIAAAFGAVAIALALTACAGGAAAPTAEPTAPPSPSATPAPTPVRDVPVAPATAAPAQAVVPPVRVTVPSAGVEVPVVPVAVDTGGFMELPVDPAVAGWYRYGSGPSSPEGNTVISAHVDAPDYPIGPFSRLRDLAAGDVVQVTDGAGATHAYSVTDVVYHRKTELPVAELFSRTGDPALVLITCGGEYDPSVGRYEENVVVTATPVP from the coding sequence ATGAGCACATCCGCTGGACGGGCGATCGCGGCGGCCTTCGGGGCCGTCGCGATCGCCCTTGCGCTCACCGCCTGCGCGGGCGGTGCGGCCGCCCCCACCGCGGAACCGACGGCGCCGCCCTCACCCTCCGCGACCCCGGCGCCGACCCCGGTGCGGGACGTCCCGGTCGCGCCCGCGACCGCCGCGCCGGCACAGGCCGTGGTGCCCCCGGTGCGCGTGACGGTGCCGTCGGCCGGGGTGGAGGTGCCGGTGGTGCCGGTGGCGGTCGACACCGGGGGATTCATGGAACTCCCGGTGGATCCCGCCGTCGCCGGCTGGTACCGGTACGGATCCGGTCCCTCGAGCCCGGAGGGCAACACCGTCATCTCGGCCCACGTCGACGCCCCCGACTACCCGATCGGTCCGTTCAGCAGACTCCGCGACCTCGCCGCGGGAGACGTCGTGCAGGTGACGGATGGGGCCGGAGCCACGCACGCGTACTCGGTGACGGACGTCGTCTACCATCGCAAGACGGAGCTCCCGGTCGCGGAACTCTTCTCCCGGACCGGGGACCCCGCGCTCGTGCTGATCACCTGCGGCGGGGAGTACGACCCGTCGGTCGGCCGTTACGAGGAGAACGTGGTCGTCACGGCGACCCCGGTGCCGTGA
- a CDS encoding vitamin K epoxide reductase family protein, whose translation MSPPVVAPLRPPRALAVFWIIAATAGWVVSFLLYQEYIGQLTGAAPLFSCEISVLVTCGPNLLSPGGNLLGFSNSLIGMTLFLGPVYAGVSALAASEGLRRWYWRVYTVFLLGGFLLVHYFAYRSVFEYNSLCPWCMVVWLVTIPLFWFTLGWALRDGVWGPLPRFGDALLTWAPLVTVLDYILIAVVAQIRLDVLGSF comes from the coding sequence ATGTCCCCGCCGGTCGTCGCACCGCTCCGTCCTCCGCGAGCCCTCGCGGTCTTCTGGATCATCGCCGCGACGGCCGGATGGGTCGTGTCGTTCCTGCTGTACCAGGAGTACATCGGGCAACTCACCGGCGCCGCTCCCCTGTTCTCGTGCGAGATCAGCGTGCTGGTCACCTGCGGCCCGAACCTGCTGTCGCCGGGCGGCAATCTGCTCGGGTTCAGCAACTCCCTGATCGGCATGACGCTGTTCCTCGGGCCGGTGTACGCCGGAGTCAGCGCGCTGGCCGCATCGGAGGGACTGCGCCGGTGGTACTGGCGCGTCTACACGGTGTTCCTGCTCGGCGGGTTCCTGCTGGTGCACTACTTCGCGTACCGCAGCGTCTTCGAGTACAACTCCCTGTGCCCGTGGTGCATGGTGGTGTGGCTGGTGACCATCCCGCTGTTCTGGTTCACCCTGGGGTGGGCGCTGCGGGACGGCGTATGGGGACCGCTCCCCCGGTTCGGCGATGCCCTCCTCACCTGGGCACCGCTGGTCACCGTGCTGGACTACATCCTCATCGCCGTCGTCGCGCAGATCCGGCTGGATGTGCTCGGCAGCTTCTGA
- a CDS encoding DMT family transporter — MTTRRAPASPRRLPAAVALSGAVLVGVLTTVQAQINGALGAAIGDGFVAAVISFGSGLGILLVLSALLPGGRAGFGRLVRGVREGGVRPWMLLGGLAGALTVATQGLTVAVLGVAVFTVGVVAGQTVNGLVLDRAGYGPAGVVSVTIGRLSGAVLALAAVVVSLVGEGVSDVPLWMLLLPFLAGAGIAWQQATNGRLRQAVRSPLTATLVNFAGGTVVLALAAAIRIGIVGAPPRMPTEPWLYLGGAIGVVYIFLSAALVRHTGVLQLGLGSVVGLLVTSVVIDAVWPAPSGPPLVIALISVAIALVGVVIAVVPRWRRR; from the coding sequence GTGACCACCCGCCGCGCCCCCGCGTCCCCTCGGCGTCTCCCGGCGGCGGTGGCGCTGTCCGGAGCGGTGCTGGTCGGCGTCCTCACGACCGTGCAGGCGCAGATCAACGGCGCACTGGGCGCTGCCATCGGGGACGGTTTCGTGGCCGCGGTCATCTCCTTCGGTTCGGGCCTCGGCATCCTCCTCGTGCTCTCCGCGCTCCTTCCCGGCGGGCGGGCCGGATTCGGGCGGCTCGTCCGCGGTGTGCGGGAGGGCGGGGTACGGCCCTGGATGCTGCTCGGCGGGCTCGCCGGGGCGCTCACGGTGGCCACCCAGGGGCTCACCGTCGCCGTCCTGGGCGTCGCGGTGTTCACGGTGGGCGTCGTGGCGGGGCAGACGGTGAACGGGCTCGTGCTCGACCGGGCGGGGTACGGCCCGGCGGGGGTCGTGTCCGTGACGATCGGCCGGCTGAGCGGTGCCGTCCTCGCGCTCGCCGCCGTCGTGGTGTCCCTGGTCGGGGAGGGCGTCTCGGACGTGCCGCTGTGGATGCTGCTGCTGCCGTTCCTCGCCGGGGCGGGGATCGCCTGGCAGCAGGCGACCAACGGCCGGCTCCGGCAGGCCGTGCGCAGCCCGCTGACCGCCACCCTCGTGAACTTCGCCGGCGGGACGGTGGTGCTCGCGCTCGCCGCCGCCATCCGGATCGGCATCGTGGGCGCACCCCCGCGGATGCCCACCGAGCCCTGGCTCTACCTCGGCGGAGCCATCGGCGTGGTCTACATCTTCCTGTCCGCCGCGCTCGTGCGGCACACGGGTGTGTTGCAGCTGGGGCTCGGGTCCGTCGTGGGGCTGCTCGTCACGTCCGTCGTCATCGACGCGGTGTGGCCGGCGCCATCCGGCCCGCCGCTGGTGATCGCCCTGATCTCGGTCGCCATCGCCCTCGTGGGCGTCGTCATCGCCGTCGTGCCGCGATGGCGGCGCCGCTGA
- a CDS encoding LytR C-terminal domain-containing protein, with product MPRQSFPRDRFDDLPEGSGRVGAHRAENPRMRPGVIALWALVATILLVIIGIFGSLVASGRVTLFPTPEPTVEPIPEVAAVVDTSFSVVVLNATGEQGLATTLKDEIVAAGWSADSVLASQASVTDFPETTVYYAFPADEAAALGLAEVIGGARVEQSDRYQPLDDPGTDELDESQSAQLTVVIGLDRTAAGAPEPESAE from the coding sequence GTGCCGCGCCAGAGCTTCCCCCGTGATCGCTTCGACGATCTCCCGGAGGGATCGGGACGGGTGGGGGCCCATCGGGCCGAGAACCCGCGCATGCGACCGGGCGTCATCGCGCTCTGGGCGCTGGTCGCGACGATCCTGCTCGTGATCATCGGCATCTTCGGGAGCCTTGTGGCATCCGGCCGTGTGACGCTCTTCCCGACCCCGGAACCCACCGTCGAACCGATCCCGGAGGTGGCCGCCGTCGTCGACACGTCCTTCTCCGTCGTCGTGCTCAACGCGACCGGCGAGCAGGGCCTGGCCACGACCCTGAAGGATGAGATCGTCGCCGCCGGATGGAGCGCCGACTCGGTGCTTGCCAGTCAGGCGAGCGTCACCGACTTCCCGGAGACCACCGTCTACTACGCGTTCCCCGCCGACGAGGCCGCCGCGCTGGGGTTGGCGGAGGTCATCGGCGGAGCCAGGGTCGAGCAGAGCGATCGGTACCAGCCGCTCGACGACCCGGGCACCGATGAACTCGACGAGAGCCAGTCCGCCCAGCTGACCGTCGTCATCGGTCTCGACCGCACCGCCGCCGGGGCTCCGGAGCCCGAATCCGCCGAGTGA
- a CDS encoding ABC transporter ATP-binding protein has translation MASVTFDNATRVYPGGTRPAVDKLNLEVGDGEFLVLVGPSGCGKSTSLRMLAGLEEVNAGRILIGDRDVTDVPPKDRDIAMVFQNYALYPHMTVAENMGFALKIAGVGKEERATRVLEAAKLLDLEQYLTRKPKALSGGQRQRVAMGRAIVRQPQVFLMDEPLSNLDAKLRVQTRTQIASLQRRLGVTTVYVTHDQTEALTMGDRIAVLKDGLLQQVGTPRDLYERPKNVFVAGFIGSPAMNLFPVDLAEGGIRFGDLVVPVEADTLGKAHGSEVTVGVRPEDIQVGGVDGKGLPVVVDLVEELGADGYLYGHTEINGKRTDIVARVDGRNHPNAGEKVTLSPVPGHVHVFDVETGDRLTDKAIASV, from the coding sequence ATGGCGTCCGTCACGTTCGACAACGCAACCCGCGTCTACCCGGGCGGCACCCGCCCCGCGGTCGACAAACTCAACCTCGAAGTGGGCGACGGCGAGTTCCTCGTCCTGGTCGGCCCCTCCGGCTGCGGAAAGTCCACCTCCCTGCGCATGCTCGCGGGTCTCGAGGAGGTCAACGCCGGGCGCATCCTGATCGGTGACCGCGACGTGACCGACGTGCCCCCGAAGGACCGCGACATCGCGATGGTCTTCCAGAACTACGCGCTCTACCCGCACATGACCGTCGCCGAGAACATGGGCTTCGCGCTCAAGATCGCCGGCGTCGGCAAAGAAGAACGCGCCACCCGCGTCCTCGAAGCCGCCAAGCTCCTCGATCTCGAGCAGTACCTGACCCGCAAGCCCAAGGCCCTCTCCGGTGGTCAGCGTCAGCGCGTCGCGATGGGCCGCGCCATCGTCCGCCAGCCCCAGGTGTTCCTCATGGACGAACCCCTGTCGAACCTCGACGCGAAGCTGCGCGTGCAGACCCGCACCCAGATCGCGTCCCTGCAGCGGCGCCTCGGCGTCACCACCGTCTACGTCACCCACGACCAGACCGAAGCCCTCACCATGGGCGACCGCATCGCCGTCCTCAAGGACGGCCTCCTCCAGCAGGTCGGCACCCCCCGCGACCTCTACGAACGCCCCAAGAACGTCTTCGTCGCCGGCTTCATCGGCTCCCCCGCCATGAACCTGTTCCCGGTCGACCTGGCCGAGGGCGGCATCCGCTTCGGCGACCTGGTCGTCCCGGTGGAGGCTGACACGCTGGGCAAGGCGCACGGCTCCGAGGTCACCGTGGGCGTCCGCCCCGAGGACATCCAGGTCGGCGGGGTGGACGGCAAGGGCCTCCCGGTCGTCGTGGACCTCGTCGAGGAGCTCGGCGCCGACGGCTACCTGTACGGCCACACCGAGATCAACGGCAAGCGCACCGACATCGTCGCGCGCGTCGACGGACGCAACCACCCGAACGCGGGCGAGAAGGTCACCCTCTCCCCCGTTCCCGGGCACGTCCACGTGTTCGACGTGGAGACGGGCGACCGTCTCACCGACAAGGCGATCGCATCCGTCTGA
- the msrB gene encoding peptide-methionine (R)-S-oxide reductase MsrB — MSYAVNKSEEEWREELGDDKYAVLREAGTERAWTGELLDESRAGLYACAGCGSELFKSGTKFDSHCGWPSFYESIRPDAVELLEDNAHGMVRTEVRCATCGSHLGHVFPDGFGTPTGDRYCMNSIALEFTPEADD; from the coding sequence ATGAGCTACGCAGTGAACAAGTCCGAAGAGGAATGGCGCGAGGAACTGGGTGACGACAAGTACGCCGTCCTCCGCGAGGCCGGGACGGAGCGTGCGTGGACCGGTGAGCTGCTCGACGAAAGCCGCGCGGGGCTGTACGCCTGTGCCGGGTGCGGTTCGGAGCTCTTCAAGAGCGGCACCAAGTTCGACTCGCACTGCGGGTGGCCGAGCTTCTACGAGTCCATCCGCCCGGACGCCGTGGAACTGCTCGAGGACAACGCTCACGGGATGGTGCGCACCGAGGTGCGCTGCGCGACCTGCGGCTCCCACCTCGGCCATGTCTTCCCCGACGGCTTCGGCACCCCCACCGGTGACCGCTACTGCATGAACTCGATCGCCCTGGAGTTCACCCCCGAGGCAGACGACTGA
- a CDS encoding nitroreductase family protein, giving the protein MTGATEAMRARRSVSKVTDAAPDHDELARLVAAAGRVADHSSLHPWRLIELRGEDRERLGRAIHQAEGKDGASSKPLRAPLLIAVVACIRPSGKVPDWEQEAVAAGVAHMLSLALDEHGWGVIWRTGRYTRSAPVAELHGLQEDERLLGWLYVGGKPERDREGKQHTIDAERFLSPLPR; this is encoded by the coding sequence ATGACCGGCGCCACGGAGGCGATGCGGGCGCGGAGGTCGGTGTCGAAGGTCACCGACGCGGCGCCGGACCATGATGAGCTGGCACGGCTCGTCGCGGCAGCCGGCCGGGTCGCCGACCACTCGTCCCTGCATCCGTGGCGACTCATCGAACTCCGGGGCGAGGACCGCGAGCGGCTCGGCCGTGCGATCCATCAGGCGGAGGGGAAGGACGGCGCGTCGTCCAAGCCCCTGCGCGCACCCCTGCTGATCGCTGTGGTGGCCTGCATCCGCCCGAGCGGCAAGGTCCCCGACTGGGAGCAGGAGGCGGTGGCGGCCGGGGTCGCGCACATGCTCAGCCTCGCCCTCGACGAGCACGGCTGGGGCGTCATCTGGCGCACGGGGCGGTACACCCGCAGCGCTCCCGTCGCCGAGCTCCACGGCCTGCAAGAGGACGAACGTCTGCTGGGGTGGCTGTACGTGGGCGGCAAGCCGGAGCGTGACCGCGAGGGCAAGCAGCACACCATCGATGCGGAGCGGTTCCTCTCGCCGCTGCCGCGCTGA
- a CDS encoding DUF3263 domain-containing protein, which translates to MPVASHPAPSDPPVRAGLGDRDRDILDFESRWGAHAGAKEEAIRAELGLAPARYYQLLNRLIDTEAALAHDPMLVGRLRRIREDRRRARASRMAG; encoded by the coding sequence GTGCCCGTCGCCTCCCATCCCGCACCCAGCGATCCGCCCGTCCGGGCGGGGCTCGGCGACCGGGACCGCGACATCCTCGACTTCGAATCCCGGTGGGGCGCCCATGCGGGCGCGAAGGAGGAGGCCATCCGTGCCGAGCTCGGGCTCGCGCCCGCCCGCTACTACCAACTGCTCAACCGCCTGATCGACACCGAGGCGGCGCTCGCGCACGACCCGATGCTCGTCGGGCGGCTCCGCCGCATCCGCGAGGACCGTCGCCGCGCCCGCGCGTCGCGGATGGCCGGTTGA
- a CDS encoding DUF2332 domain-containing protein translates to MDGVSELDDVRTRYDRFAGSEAPGRSALYATWARIACDDEDVTAVLARIPATHRQPPLVFAVSRLLGAPEDPPAAWAEWVRRNADRLVTECSTRTIQTNEPLRCAALLPALALVEGPIALLEVGASAGLCLYPDRYSYAYGSPDGSVARLDPGTGPSTVVLESEWRGGAVPERLPDVVWRAGIDLSPLDPASPADRAWLTGLVWPGEEGRRERIIAAADIAAADPPNLVRGDAASPGVLAALAASAPRDATLVVTTPGVLAHVPRVRRTPLIAAARSLGRWVTIDAPSLHEEWAHPADVADWPPGRFVLALDGGVLAAVDPLGASVEWRHGADGFRG, encoded by the coding sequence ATGGACGGCGTGAGCGAGCTCGACGACGTCAGGACCCGGTACGACCGGTTCGCCGGGAGCGAGGCTCCGGGACGATCCGCACTGTACGCGACGTGGGCACGCATCGCCTGTGACGACGAGGACGTGACGGCCGTGCTCGCCCGGATCCCGGCGACCCATCGCCAGCCTCCGCTCGTCTTCGCCGTGAGTCGGCTGCTCGGGGCCCCCGAGGATCCCCCGGCGGCGTGGGCGGAGTGGGTGCGCCGGAACGCGGACCGGCTCGTCACGGAATGCTCGACGCGCACCATCCAGACCAATGAGCCCCTCCGGTGCGCGGCCCTGCTCCCCGCCCTCGCGCTGGTCGAGGGGCCGATCGCCCTGCTCGAGGTCGGGGCGAGCGCCGGGCTGTGCCTGTACCCCGACCGCTACTCCTACGCCTATGGCTCGCCGGACGGATCGGTGGCACGGCTGGATCCCGGGACCGGGCCGTCGACTGTCGTCCTCGAATCCGAATGGCGCGGGGGCGCGGTCCCCGAACGGCTGCCCGATGTCGTGTGGCGCGCCGGGATCGACCTGTCGCCGCTCGATCCCGCGTCCCCGGCGGACCGCGCCTGGCTCACCGGCCTCGTCTGGCCGGGGGAGGAGGGGCGGCGCGAGCGGATCATCGCGGCGGCCGACATCGCGGCGGCGGATCCGCCGAACCTGGTGCGCGGGGATGCGGCGTCCCCCGGCGTCCTGGCTGCGCTCGCCGCATCCGCTCCCCGGGATGCGACGCTGGTGGTCACGACGCCCGGGGTCCTCGCGCACGTGCCCCGCGTGCGCCGGACGCCGCTCATCGCCGCCGCCCGCTCGCTCGGGCGCTGGGTGACGATCGACGCGCCGTCGCTGCACGAGGAATGGGCTCATCCCGCCGACGTGGCCGATTGGCCGCCAGGCCGGTTCGTCCTCGCCCTCGACGGCGGGGTGCTCGCCGCCGTCGATCCACTCGGGGCGAGCGTGGAGTGGCGTCACGGCGCGGACGGGTTCCGCGGTTAG
- a CDS encoding DUF4397 domain-containing protein, translated as MRKTLSLGVVVGALAALGLALPASAATAGTAQLSVLHGIPDTPVDVYVNGELTLDDFQPGDLAGPLDLPAGDYEVALTAPDAADASAPILGPATVTLESGVNYTAVAHLTADGDPTLTPYVNDTAQTAVGEGRLTVRHTAAAPAVDVLAGGTPVIEGLANPGEATLNLPAGTISASVAAAGTTDPVIGPADVAVNEGALTIVYAWGSLEDDNLALAVQTIDGLHSLPDGVPSGTGGQLAERDAMMQMLMLGGFVLAAGAAVSGTLLVRARANR; from the coding sequence GTGCGCAAGACCCTTTCTCTCGGTGTGGTCGTCGGAGCGCTCGCCGCTCTCGGCCTCGCCCTGCCGGCATCCGCTGCCACGGCCGGTACCGCGCAGCTCTCGGTGCTGCACGGCATCCCGGACACCCCCGTGGACGTGTACGTCAACGGGGAACTCACCCTCGACGACTTCCAGCCCGGCGACCTGGCCGGTCCGCTGGACCTGCCCGCGGGCGACTACGAGGTCGCGCTGACGGCGCCGGATGCCGCGGACGCCAGCGCGCCGATCCTCGGCCCGGCCACCGTGACGCTGGAGTCCGGTGTCAACTACACCGCGGTCGCGCACCTCACCGCAGACGGCGACCCGACCCTGACGCCGTACGTCAACGACACGGCTCAGACCGCCGTGGGCGAGGGACGCCTCACGGTCCGGCACACCGCGGCAGCTCCTGCCGTCGACGTCCTCGCCGGCGGCACGCCGGTCATCGAGGGACTGGCCAACCCCGGGGAGGCCACCCTCAACCTGCCGGCCGGGACGATCTCCGCATCCGTCGCCGCCGCAGGAACCACCGACCCGGTCATCGGACCGGCGGACGTCGCCGTCAACGAGGGCGCGCTGACGATCGTGTACGCCTGGGGCAGCCTGGAGGACGACAACCTCGCCCTCGCCGTGCAGACCATCGACGGACTGCACTCGCTCCCCGACGGTGTCCCCTCGGGGACGGGCGGTCAGCTGGCCGAGCGTGACGCGATGATGCAGATGCTGATGCTGGGTGGATTCGTCCTCGCAGCCGGTGCCGCCGTCTCCGGCACGCTGCTGGTGCGGGCACGCGCGAATCGCTGA
- a CDS encoding cold-shock protein — protein MAQGTVKWFNAEKGFGFITSGDGQDVFVHYSNIDMTGFRVLEEGQAVEFTVGSGQKGPQAEEVRVLA, from the coding sequence ATGGCTCAGGGCACCGTCAAATGGTTCAACGCCGAGAAGGGCTTCGGCTTCATCACGTCCGGTGATGGGCAGGACGTCTTCGTCCATTACTCGAACATCGATATGACCGGCTTCCGCGTCCTCGAAGAAGGACAGGCGGTCGAGTTCACCGTCGGAAGCGGGCAGAAGGGCCCGCAGGCCGAGGAGGTCCGCGTCCTCGCCTGA